The following are from one region of the Camarhynchus parvulus chromosome 3, STF_HiC, whole genome shotgun sequence genome:
- the LOC115902243 gene encoding uncharacterized protein LOC115902243 gives MPFPLRTLEPLKLCRLEEAGGDGAERGGPAPGDHAGTAEGGGGRRRGSVPLFGTLEQVSSYALVSLLMQLSDLSRCAGDIFGGILSEADSLCHRNARLQRRLGALEELLARLDHRKVKIREYHPRPALRARPGRWRGGSGSGRTAGGRPPGGGAVGAAGWALVCDLFENRKERGTPKHPRLSFPILRGGGRPRSRRGSSGARGCPRALAQRCSSPSGTPGPGSVPVAPSRDVADEREGRRQRAGPAAAGVPPVLLCGRALAHRGENVSAGGQRAGGASTGS, from the coding sequence ATGCCTTTCCCCCTGCGGACCCTGGAGCCGCTGAAGCTGTGCAGGTTGGAAGAGGCCGGCGGGGAtggcgcggagcggggcggccCGGCGCCCGGGGACCACGCCGGGACGGCGgaggggggcggcgggcgccgCCGCGGCTCGGTGCCGCTCTTCGGGACGCTGGAGCAGGTCAGCTCGTACGCGCTGGTGTCGCTGCTGATGCAGCTCTCCGACCTCTCCCGCTGCGCCGGCGACATCTTCGGCGGGATCCTCAGCGAGGCGGACTCTCTGTGCCACCGCAACGCCCGGCTCCAGCGCCGCCTCGGCGCCCTGGAGGAGCTCCTCGCCCGCCTCGACCACCGCAAAGTCAAGATCCGTGAGTACCACCCTCGCCCGGCGCTGCGAGCTCGTCCGGGACGGTGGCGGGGCGGCTCGGGGAGCGGGAGGACCGCAGGAGGGCGGCCGCCCGGTGGCGGAGCTGTTGGCGCGGCAGGCTGGGCTCTAGTTTgtgatttatttgaaaatagaaaggaaagagggACACCTAAGCATCCCCGTCTCTCTTTTCCCATACTCcggggcggcggccgcccccGGTCCCGCCGCGGCTCCTCCGGGGCCCGCGGGTGCCCACGGGCTCTAGCGCAGCGCTGCTCATCCCCCTCCGGGacgcccggccccggctccgtCCCGGTGGCTCCGTCCCGGGATGTCGCTGACGAGCGGGAGGGGCGGCGTCAGCGTGCGGGACCGGCGGCTGCGGGTGTTCCCCCGGTGCTTCTGTGCGGCCGAGCCCTCGCTCACCGGGGAGAGAACGTGTCcgcgggcgggcagcgggcggggggcgccAGCACCGGGAGCTGA